One window from the genome of Helicoverpa armigera isolate CAAS_96S chromosome 4, ASM3070526v1, whole genome shotgun sequence encodes:
- the LOC110378980 gene encoding uncharacterized protein LOC110378980 produces MKFELLVVILISVCRTCHSDLQAGPDPWHYESVQGPGKLNENELPPDLRTPVKKERPTESTLAYGEWWFKRLLAIMLKSGHYKKSEDGSVDVSLQMRFDSERWGVLDDCLKSESTLSDDKFRRTVGYVEEAIYRPTITDQIVIAWSDYIQIYLVEYKIYITLLLSALAAGGGLIWLWRHISHKHVIIIIFVLLYFYEAFISYKEAEQQEFEKFVSAVNTCKWYFWTSDCTVPPPDPLLFIKHMNPMKISIRMFTSLISEPIIAMNSTIKIILHGVTDSLWFPFDKIVYGFSILIVNISLIYLLIMIVFNFIFNIPFHLNFLGLVSIGVRQNRSSMFSASTNEQPTQIRDTDRISGDRLDRLLNVCSLALTNVTSSRSRTNLRLTNNDNVPRLQRSASTGRLPNSFTENNNDQLAIKCNFRKRQNAARGDGDH; encoded by the exons ATGAAATTCGAATTATTAGTTGTTATTTTGATTAGTGTGTGTAGGACTTGTCATAGTGATTTACAAGCTGGACCAGATCCTTGGCATTACGAGTCTGTTCAAGGACCaggaaaattaaatgaaaatgaattacCGCCAGATCTGAGAACACCTGTAAAGAAGGAAAGACCAACAGAAAGTACTTTGGCTTATGGAGAGTGGTGGTTTAAAAGATTACTTGCTATAATGCTAAAAAGTGGTCACTATAAG aaaAGTGAAGATGGCAGTGTGGATGTTTCACTTCAAATGAGGTTTGATTCAGAAAGGTGGGGTGTACTGGACGATTGTCTGAAGTCAGAGTCTACATTGTCTGATGACAAGTTCAGACGTACTGTGGGCTATGTAGAAGAAGCTATTTACAGGCCAACTATTACCGATCAAATTGTTATTGCTTGGAGTGATtatattcaaatttatttagtGGAATATAAG ATCTATATCACTTTGCTACTCAGTGCGTTAGCTGCAGGCGGAGGGCTCATTTGGCTGTGGAGGCACATATCTCACAAGcatgtcatcatcattatatttGTCCTATTGTACTTTTATGAAGCATTCATCTCTTACAAA GAAGCTGAACAGCAAGAGTTTGAAAAATTTGTGTCAGCAGTGAACACTTGCAAATGGTATTTTTGGACATCAGACTGCACGGTACCACCACCAGACCCTCTTCTGTTTATAAAACATATGAATCCTATGAAAATCAGCATTCGAATGTTTACATCTTTGATATCTGAACCTATTATTGCTATGAACTCTACCATCAAAATTATACTCCATGGAGTTACCG ATAGCCTATGGTTTCCCTTCGATAAAATCGTGTATGGATTTTCAATACTAATTGTAAATATCTCATTGATATATCTTTTAATCATGATTGTattcaatttcatatttaatattCCATTCCACTTAAATTTTCTTGGTTTAGTAAGTATTGGAGTTCGACAGAATAGGAGCTCAATGTTTTCTGCAAGTACAAATGAACAACCAACACAAATAAGGGATACTGATAGAATAAGTGGAGATCGATTAGATCGACTCTTGAATGTTTGTTCACTAGCTCTCACAAACGTTACTAGTTCTCGAAGTAGAACCAACCTGCGATTGACGAATAACGACAATGTTCCAAGATTGCAAAGATCAGCCAGCACTGGTAGACTACCAAATAGTTTTACAGAAAACAATAATGACCAGCTGgctataaaatgtaattttagaaAAAGGCAAAATGCTGCACGTGGTGATGGCGATCATTAA